The DNA sequence TCGAGCCGTCCGCCGAAGGTGCATTCGCATCCGTCGAATACATCATGCGGGACGTGGAATACGGCTGGATCATCCGGTACCTCCACTCCACTGGCGCATCGGCGTTCTTCGTCGTCGTCTATCTGCACATGTTCCGCGGCATCCTCTACGGCTCCTACCAGAAGCCGCGCGAGCTGGTGTGGATCTTCGGCATGATGATTTATCTGGCGCTGATGGCCGAGGCTTTCATGGGCTACCTGCTGCCTTGGGGCCAAATGTCCTACTGGGGCGCCCAGGTAATCATTTCGCTGTTCGGTGCGATTCCTGTCATCGGTGCTGACCTGACCCAGTGGATTCGCGGTGACTACCTGATCTCCGGCATCACGTTGAACCGCTTCTTCGCGCTGCACGTCATCGCGCTGCCGATCGTGATCCTTGGCCTGGTGGTTCTGCACATCCTGGCACTGCACGAAGTGGGTTCGAACAACCCGATGGGTGTGGATATCAAGAAGACCAAGGACGAGGCTGGCGTGCCGCTCGATGGCATTCCGTTCCATCCTTACTACACGGTCAAGGATATTGTCGGTGTGGTGGTGTTCCTGTTCGTGTTCTGCGCCATCGTGTTCTTCTTCCCTGAAATGGGTGGCTATTTCATCGAGAAGCCGAACTTCGAAGTGGCGAACGCCTTCAAGACGCCCGAGCACATCGCGCCTGTCTGGTACTTCACGCCTTACTACGCGATCCTGCGCGCCGTTCCGGACAAGCTGCTGGGCGTAATCGCCATGGGTGCCGCGATCGCTGTGCTGTTCGTGCTGCCATGGCTGGATCGTAGCCCAGTCAAGTCCATGCGCTACAAGGGCTGGATGAGCAAGGTAGCTCTCGTGCTGTTCTGTATTTCCTTCGTCATCCTCGGCGTGCTTGGCGTGCTGTCTCCTACTCCTGAGCGCACATTGGTATCTCGGATCTGTACTGCTATCTACTTCGGTTACTTCATCCTGATGCCGTTCTACACCAAGCTCGAGAAGACCAAAGTAGTTCCGCAAAGGGTGGCTGGCTGATGAAAAAGCAATTTGCTGCATTGATTCTTGCACTGGTGCCGGCATTTGGTTTCGCCGCTGGTGGCGGCGTTCACCTCGATGAAGTCGATATCGATCTGACTGACAAGGTAGCGCTGCAGGACGGCCTGAAAACCTTTACCAACTACTGCATGGGTTGTCATAGCGCGCAGTACCAGCGCTATGAGCGTGTTGCGACAGATCTGGGTATTCCAGAAGAAGTCATGCTCGACAATATCGTCTTCACTGACGCCAAGATTGGCGATCACATGAAAATCGGTATGAAGCCGGATGATGCCAAGGGCTGGTTCGGCGCGGCTCCGCCGGATCTGACGCTGGTGGCACGAGTGCGTGGCAATGACTGGTTGTACTCGTACATGCGCAGTTTCTACGAAGACCCGGCGCGCCCGTATGGCGTCAACAATACGGTCTTCCCTAACGTGGGCATGCCGCACGTCCTGGCGCCGCTGCAAGGCCGTCAGGTCCTGCCGAGCAAGTTGCCGGAAGGGGAGTCGGTTGCCTGCAAGCAGGTCCAGGTTGTCGAGGATGGCCGCAAGCAGTTTGATCCGCTGACGGGTACGCCGATCACGCATGAAGACTGCAACGCAATGACGGTTGTGCCGGGCACCGGTGAGCTGACCGAAGCGGAGTACGACGAGAAGATCAAGAATCTGGTGACCTTCCTGGCCTACTCGGCCAACCCGGTCAAGCTGGAAAGCCAGCGCATCGGTACGTACGTGCTGCTGTTCCTGGCGGTCTTCTTCGTATTCGCCTATCTGCTCAAGCGGGAATACTGGAAAGACGTCCACTGATCCGTCGCTGTTATGCGGTACCCTGCGCGCGCCCTTTTGGGCGCGCGTTTTTTTCTGCTGCGCCATAAATTTCAATGAGGAGGGACCCTATGGCCGTGACCAACCGGTTGGCCTGCTATTCCGATCCCGCCGATCATTATTCGCATCGGGTGCGCTATGTGCTTGCCGAAAAAGGTGTCGACGCCGAGATAATCGACGTCGATCCGGTGCGTTGTCCTGTCAGGCTGACAGAAGTGAATCCATACGCCAGCGTGCCTACGTTGGTGGATCGTGATCTGGCTTTGTATGAGCCAGGCGTAATCACGGAGTACTTGGAGGAGCGCTATCCGCATCCGCCGTTGCTTCCGGTGTATCCCGTTGCAAGGGCCAATACCCGGCTGCTGGCGCATAGAGTTCAAAGGGACTGGTGTGCTCTGGTGGACCGAATCCTCGATCGCCGAACCACAGAGGCGGTTCGGGTGCAGGCTCGTAAGGAGCTGCGCGAGAGCCTTACAGGCGTATCGCCCGTATTCGCCGAAAAGCCCTATTTCATGAGTGAAGAGTTCAGTCTGGTGGATTGCTGTCTGTTGCCTATCCTGTGGCGTTTGCCCAAACTCGGTATCGAGTTGCCCCGGGCTGCAAAGCCGCTGCTCGATTACATGGAAACCAATTTCGCTCGCGAGGCCTTCCAGGTCAGTCTATCCGCCGTTGAGCGCGGCATGCGCTAAGAGAGGCTGCATATGACTTCAAGTCGTCCCTATCTGGTTCGGGCGTTGTATGAGTGGATCGTGGATAACGATTGCACTCCACATCTGCTGGTCAATTCCGACTATCCGGGTGTTCAGGTGCCTGATGGCTTTGCCAGCGATGGCCAGATCGTGCTGAATGTTGCACCCAGTGCGGTTCGTGGCCTGCAGATGAGCAACCAGACGATTACGTTCGAAGGCCGATTTGGTGGCGTTCCGCATAGTCTGCATGTCCCTTCCGCGGCGGTCATGGCGATCTATGCGCGGGAAAACGGGCAGGGAATGGTATTCGAGATTGAGCCGACGCCGCCGGATGACGATGCGCCCACCGATGATGCCTCGGTTGGAGCAGGCGCACCATCACGCCCGGCCTCTGCGGGCCGTCCTAGTTTGAAGGTCGTTAAGTAAGCAGCTGCAAGCTCCAAGCGGCAAGCCTGAAGCAAGAGCGAAAGAGCACTCAGCTGGCGGAGCTATGGCGCCGCTCATGCTGGCTTGGAGCTGCCTTCAGTCGATATATTCGAACAGTTTGACGATGCGTTGTACGCCGGAGACGCCCTGCACCACGTTTGTGGCACGGTTGCCTTCCTGACGAGTGACGAGCCCCAGCAGATAGACAATGCCGTTCTCGGTGATGACTTTTATGCGCGAGCCGGGAACGTTCTCGTCCGTGAGCATTTGCGCCTTGATCTTGGTCGTCAACCAAGAGTCATTGCTGCGGGCCAGTGCCGATGAGGGCTGCAGTACCTGAAGCTCGTTGTGTACTCGTTTGACGCGCTGTACCGAACTGGCGGCCTGTTCGGCCATTTGCTTCAGCTCTTCCCGTGGCGTCTGGCCGGCCAGCAGCACCACTCCGTTGTAGCTGGCAACGACGATATGCGACGCTTTGTCCAGATCGGCATGAGCCTTAGCGATATTCACGGCTGCTTTTGTTTCGATTAGGGAATCATCGATCTTGCTGCCGATCGTGCGGGTTCCACGGTTGTCGTTGATGGGATCGTCGCGCGTGGCGGTGAGAACTGAGCTGCAGCCGGTTACGGCCAAGGTCAGTGCAAGCGTGAATACAGGCAGTCGAACCGATTTCATTCTTCGCTCCCGAACAGTTGGTTGTCGATCAGATCGCACAGACAGTGGATAGCGAGCAGGTGAACTTCCTGGATGCGCGCGGTCACTTTCGCCGGAACGCGAATCTCGACGTCCTCTGGCAGCAGCAGCGACGCCATTCCTCCGCCGTCGCGTCCGGTGAGCGCGACGACAACCATTTCGCGATCGTGCGCAGCCTGGATCGCCTGGATGACGTTCGCGGAGTTGCCGCTGGTGGAGATCGCCAGCAGCACGTCGCCCGGCTGACCCAGTGCGCGGATCTGCTTCGAGAAAACTTCGTTATAGCTGTAGTCATTGGCGATGGAGGTCAGCGTTGAGCTGTCGGTCGTCAGGGCTATCGCAGGCAGGCTGGGGCGCTCCCGCTCGAAGCGGTTCAGCAGCTCTGATGAGAAATGCTGTGCATCGCCCGCCGATCCACCGTTGCCGCAAGTCAGGATCTTGCCTTCACTGAGCAGCGTGTTGACCATTACCTGTCCGGCCTGCTCGATACTAGGGGCGAGCACCTCCATGGCGTTCTGCTTGGTTTCGATGCTGGCGTGGAAGAGCTGACGTATACGGGATTGCATGTCCATCGGAGTTTAACCTTCAGGTGACGGGCTGGGCTGCTTGGGCCGCGCCGTAAGGAAATTGGTCAGATGCGGTTTTGGCGGTACGCGGCGGAGCGCTCTGATCAACTGTCGAACGCATTTCGGATCCAGTTGGGCTTTTCCGAGGCGTCCGCTGTCGCCCCTATGGCGACCACGTCAAAGCGGCATGGGTGCCTCGCCCAGCGGGACTCCTTCTGCAGGAACAGCTGGGCTGCCTTGATCAGCTTCTGCTGTTTACGCAAGTCGACGCTTTCGAGAGCACCACCCCATGCGGCGTGGCGTCTGTAGCGAACCTCGACGAATACTACTGTATCGCCATCGAGCATGACCAGATCAAGCTCGCCGCTGCGGCATGTCCAGTTTCGACAAAGCAGGCGCAGTCCGTGAAGTTGCAGGTGGCGCTGTGCGAATTCTTCGGCGAGCTGTCCGCTGATCTGTTTGCTGGTTGCGCTCAATAGGGAGTGTCCGCGAGCGGTTGGACTTCACCATCGTGGAATTCGGCCCACGGTAGGCGTCGCTCGATTCGCTGCTCGGGGGTGATGCTGAGCGTGCCGGACAGGCCGTCGAGCTGTGTTTCCGGCAACGCTAGCAGTTGGTTCAGGCGCGGTGCGAGCAGATAGGCGTCGGCACCCATGGCGTATAGCCTGCCCAGGCTTCCCCGCGCTTGTGGCCATTTGCGTTCGATTTCCTGGCGAAGGGGCAGCTGGGGATTCAGCAGCCAGGGTGTTTCGGTGAACCGGATACCTTCGAGATCGAGGTATTGGGTGCGATTATCGGTTGCGGCGTGCAGATGAGAGGTCGCGTATACGGGCAGATCTCCGGCATATTGGAATATCAGGGTGGGCTTGACCTGCTGCGCCTGCTGCGGTGTCGCTGCAAGGAACAGGAAGTCGACATCCTGGCGGCGCGATGGCTGTGATGCAGCGCCGCTGCTGCGTACCTGCAGCAGGTCGGCAATTTGATTGGCCAGTTCGACGGGTTCGGCCAGCGGCGCGGCAGCAACTACGGTTCCACCTTGTTCCTGCCACTCCTGGCGAAACGCGTCATAGACGCGATTGCCCCAGTCGCCCCGCGGCGTCAAAGCTATTGCACGGCGATGCCCATCGGCCCAGGCGCGGCGCGCAACCTCGCGCGCTTCGTCCTCTGCAGCGAGGCCGAACTGAAACAGCTGAGGCGGCGCCTTCTGGTTCGCGTCGCTGTAATTGAGAGCAAGGGTGGTTATCGGCAGCTGCTCGCGGTCGGCCAGCTGGTGCACCATCTTCTTGTCCAGCGGGCCAATGACCAGCTGGACCCCCGACGCCTCTGCCTGTCGGTAGAAGTCATCGAGCGAAGATAGGTGGGAGCTGTCGAACAGCTCGATTTTCAGATCTTGCTGTGCTTCCAGATGCGCGGCGAGAAAACCGTCACGCAGTGCACGCGCTACGCTAGCCAGCGGGCCATCCATGGGGAGCAGTAACGCTACGTGGGTCAGCGGTTTGTCTGCCAGCTCTCGGAGTTTTACCAGCGACTCGGGCAGGCGTCGTGCGGCGGGATGGTTGGGGTTCTGCTGCACCCAGGCGTCGATCGCCCGCTGCTGCTGACTTATGGTTCCGGCCTGTTTTACCGTCGCGGCAAGCGCTAACCAGCCGGAAAGATCCACGTCTGCGGTCGGTTGCAGCTGGTCTGCCGGCAGGCTCGATACCAGCGACCAGATCGCTTCATGATTCCGCTCCGCTGCTTCGCCGCTTAGGAGTGGTGCGATGAAAGTGCGCTCGCGCGCCGCGTCGAGGGGCTGATCGTTGGCTTCAAATGCTTGCGCGCGCGCCAGTTGGGTGCGCAGCTGCTGATCTACCGGCAGCTCCGCGAGGCGTCGGAATGCGGGATGTTGCAAGGCTTGAAGGGCGCGCTGTGGCTCTCCGTCCGCTATTGCCAGCTCCGCCTCCAGGGTTTTGGCAAACATCTGCTGAGCCGGCATCAACTGCTCGATATCGATTTGTTCGAGTATCTGCCGAGCCTGCGCCTGGTTGCCTTGCTGGATGCTCTGGTCGGCAGCCGATAAACGCAACAGTGCAGCTTCGGCCGGGTCGCTGGCATCGGCTTCCTTCAGCAATTGTTGTGTCGACGCCTGCGGAGTGCGCGGCAGCTCGCCCAGGGTAGAGGACGGCGAGCTGGCGCAGGCCGAAAGCACGGCGGCAATGCATAAGAAGAGAAACGGGCGAAAGCGAGCCATCATGTGATCATTCCTGGAGGCGCTGCGAGTGTCGGCGGATTGTACCCAAGGGTTGCAGGGGCTGCGATGTCGTGACCGCTAAACGGGCTACAATGCGCGTTTTTCCGTGACTGAGGTACGCCCTGTGACTGCGCCAGATGATGTGAATTCCGCTGCAGGCACGCTCTATGTCGTCGCCACGCCTATCGGGAATCTTGAAGATATCAGTGCTCGGGCGTTACGCGTGCTGAACGAGGTGGCCCTGAT is a window from the Pseudomonas sp. MTM4 genome containing:
- a CDS encoding cytochrome bc complex cytochrome b subunit — its product is MSKFMEWVDARFPATKMWEDHLSKYYAPKNFNVLYFFGSLALLVLVNQILTGIWLTMSFEPSAEGAFASVEYIMRDVEYGWIIRYLHSTGASAFFVVVYLHMFRGILYGSYQKPRELVWIFGMMIYLALMAEAFMGYLLPWGQMSYWGAQVIISLFGAIPVIGADLTQWIRGDYLISGITLNRFFALHVIALPIVILGLVVLHILALHEVGSNNPMGVDIKKTKDEAGVPLDGIPFHPYYTVKDIVGVVVFLFVFCAIVFFFPEMGGYFIEKPNFEVANAFKTPEHIAPVWYFTPYYAILRAVPDKLLGVIAMGAAIAVLFVLPWLDRSPVKSMRYKGWMSKVALVLFCISFVILGVLGVLSPTPERTLVSRICTAIYFGYFILMPFYTKLEKTKVVPQRVAG
- a CDS encoding glutathione S-transferase N-terminal domain-containing protein, which produces MAVTNRLACYSDPADHYSHRVRYVLAEKGVDAEIIDVDPVRCPVRLTEVNPYASVPTLVDRDLALYEPGVITEYLEERYPHPPLLPVYPVARANTRLLAHRVQRDWCALVDRILDRRTTEAVRVQARKELRESLTGVSPVFAEKPYFMSEEFSLVDCCLLPILWRLPKLGIELPRAAKPLLDYMETNFAREAFQVSLSAVERGMR
- a CDS encoding cytochrome c1 — its product is MKKQFAALILALVPAFGFAAGGGVHLDEVDIDLTDKVALQDGLKTFTNYCMGCHSAQYQRYERVATDLGIPEEVMLDNIVFTDAKIGDHMKIGMKPDDAKGWFGAAPPDLTLVARVRGNDWLYSYMRSFYEDPARPYGVNNTVFPNVGMPHVLAPLQGRQVLPSKLPEGESVACKQVQVVEDGRKQFDPLTGTPITHEDCNAMTVVPGTGELTEAEYDEKIKNLVTFLAYSANPVKLESQRIGTYVLLFLAVFFVFAYLLKREYWKDVH
- a CDS encoding penicillin-binding protein activator; amino-acid sequence: MMARFRPFLFLCIAAVLSACASSPSSTLGELPRTPQASTQQLLKEADASDPAEAALLRLSAADQSIQQGNQAQARQILEQIDIEQLMPAQQMFAKTLEAELAIADGEPQRALQALQHPAFRRLAELPVDQQLRTQLARAQAFEANDQPLDAARERTFIAPLLSGEAAERNHEAIWSLVSSLPADQLQPTADVDLSGWLALAATVKQAGTISQQQRAIDAWVQQNPNHPAARRLPESLVKLRELADKPLTHVALLLPMDGPLASVARALRDGFLAAHLEAQQDLKIELFDSSHLSSLDDFYRQAEASGVQLVIGPLDKKMVHQLADREQLPITTLALNYSDANQKAPPQLFQFGLAAEDEAREVARRAWADGHRRAIALTPRGDWGNRVYDAFRQEWQEQGGTVVAAAPLAEPVELANQIADLLQVRSSGAASQPSRRQDVDFLFLAATPQQAQQVKPTLIFQYAGDLPVYATSHLHAATDNRTQYLDLEGIRFTETPWLLNPQLPLRQEIERKWPQARGSLGRLYAMGADAYLLAPRLNQLLALPETQLDGLSGTLSITPEQRIERRLPWAEFHDGEVQPLADTPY
- a CDS encoding YraN family protein, translating into MSATSKQISGQLAEEFAQRHLQLHGLRLLCRNWTCRSGELDLVMLDGDTVVFVEVRYRRHAAWGGALESVDLRKQQKLIKAAQLFLQKESRWARHPCRFDVVAIGATADASEKPNWIRNAFDS
- a CDS encoding BON domain-containing protein; its protein translation is MKSVRLPVFTLALTLAVTGCSSVLTATRDDPINDNRGTRTIGSKIDDSLIETKAAVNIAKAHADLDKASHIVVASYNGVVLLAGQTPREELKQMAEQAASSVQRVKRVHNELQVLQPSSALARSNDSWLTTKIKAQMLTDENVPGSRIKVITENGIVYLLGLVTRQEGNRATNVVQGVSGVQRIVKLFEYID
- a CDS encoding ClpXP protease specificity-enhancing factor — its product is MTSSRPYLVRALYEWIVDNDCTPHLLVNSDYPGVQVPDGFASDGQIVLNVAPSAVRGLQMSNQTITFEGRFGGVPHSLHVPSAAVMAIYARENGQGMVFEIEPTPPDDDAPTDDASVGAGAPSRPASAGRPSLKVVK
- a CDS encoding phosphoheptose isomerase, which codes for MDMQSRIRQLFHASIETKQNAMEVLAPSIEQAGQVMVNTLLSEGKILTCGNGGSAGDAQHFSSELLNRFERERPSLPAIALTTDSSTLTSIANDYSYNEVFSKQIRALGQPGDVLLAISTSGNSANVIQAIQAAHDREMVVVALTGRDGGGMASLLLPEDVEIRVPAKVTARIQEVHLLAIHCLCDLIDNQLFGSEE